The genomic region ATTTTCACTTGAAgctgcaaaaagaaaaaaaaatcacttAAATTTCTtgcaataataataaaaatgcaAAACAAAGTAACTTTTAGGATTTTACGATTACTAGAAAATAGTACAAGtggctagggctgtaaacgaaccgaacgttcagcgaacagttcgtgaatcattcggcgggaagttcgtttatgttcgttcgattagcttaacgaacgaacacgaacaaaaaatttcgttcggttagcttaacgaacgaacacgaacacaggtctcgttcgttcgactgcgttcgtgaacgttcggttaCATTCGTGcctgttcgtttgattatatgaaaaaagtaataaataataaaccttttatctaaacatattaaaaacttgaaaccctgttttttctaagttagctaaaatttggataTTCTAAaacatttttggggataattatgctaagttagttaaacttgattcatctcttttggtggtgtagtagacttcttgtgttttgatttatcatttgatggttgtatttaactacttatatccaatgtttaaggataacaatatttttacttttttattttcaagttaaatgttcattTGCGTTCATTTCTATTtgcttgtgttcgtttgtgttcgagaccagtgttcacgaactgtttgtgaagaactgaatttccttaacaaacgaacccgaacataaacttatgttcggtatgcgttcgtgaacaattcacgaacatgttaatttccttaacgaacgaacacaaacatggccttgttcgtgttcgtttacagccctacaagTGGCAGTTTCAACCCATTTATATATACACTGGTTGATCTGGGTTATGTTATATCTTTAACGGGTCAAGTGGGTTAAGGTAAGATAGTTAACTAGAAAGGAAACAAGTCAAATGGGTTAATCAGATAAAACGGGTCAAAGTCATAAAAAAGTGTGTTTGAAAGCACAAAACCTTTTAAACTTTGTAAAAGTTTAGTTATTATAATCCATATTAATATTGCATAAACTTACAAAAAAATCCAAGATATGAATAAAAAAAATCGTTTGTGGGTCGGCCCAgcccgttttgacccgttaccaaAATTTCAAGACTGCTCACCACAGAAGGTTGCCCCTTAAAGAGCCTCAGCATCGTTGGCGGAGTTGAACTTTTTGGAATAGCAACCGTCATATCATAAATGGCAGGAACAAACGACCGCATCTGACTTACTGATGTAACAAAACCctgaaaaaaaaataagaaaaaaaaaaaaaaatacttaaggTATGAAAAGTAATAACCGCCATTATGTGCAGAAACAACAAGATAACATTTACAATTGTTAGTactcctttttttttttgtttttaaaatggCAACTGTTAATAATCAAACGATGTTTTGACCCATTAACCGACCCGTAATGTTACAATGATGTCAAACCTTTGTTCGTGGAATGAGCACATTTCTAGGAATAGGCAACCCATTTGAAGCTGCGTATTCTTGAGCTGCCAAAAGCTTCGCTTGAGTAAATCGAGTCCCTTCCACAAAAAGAGCCAACCAAAAGGTCCGAGGATAGTCTTTTAACTGCTGCAGACCAAGCTGCAAAACACACACCACCGTGTTAAAAATGTTTGAAACCGGTGAAAACTTTTGTGCAAAGAAACTATGTATCATATATGATTACCAGAGTTATATTTATCTCAATGATGATATAACATTTGTATAAAACCGTAAAGGAAGTTTTACGTATACATAGTACACACTAGGCGAGTTTCGACCCACTTGCCTCGTTTCATTTTAAGATTTACACCTTTGATCCATTAAGAGGTAGAAATATAGTCGGATCGGTTCATTTATAAGTAAATTGGTCGATATTGATGTCTCTATATACGTGTGCATATGAATATTATTAGTAGACTACATGTAATTAAGTAACACCTTTAGAGTACTTTCATCCTTAGCCCAACTTCTCTCAAGAAAAAGATACTCTGAAAACCACATTGACCATCCTATGACCTGCATATAATGAAGTATATTACATGAATTATAATAACAAAGGTAAAATTAGCATATTAATTCAAAATGAATAACATGCATTTTTTTAAACTTACAGGAAGTAATTTTGACGATTTTTTCATGATGGCTAATGAGCTACCAAGGCATTCGGCTCGCTGTCACAGTAGAATccaattatataaaaaatacaaGTTCAGAACTTTCGATGCATAAAAGTCTATCCTAACAGTAAGAAGTGAAATTTCATAAATACAAACGTAGCATATAGATGCCCCGCTTGCAGTGTGCACATaaaatgtatatatgtgtggacgctcggggggcaaaagtgaaatggtactaactttaacgttattttactaatttcgtgaaaataacgttaaaagcagcggatggttaatcatgcatcatgtggtgatgttaatagctgaaagacacgggggtacatgcaccaatcagtctctttcccgattgtttgagtgttatgtgtcttaggtctaaagcttgatacaaaactacaatcgagccgggggtctcactggaagcagcctctctattcctactgggtagaggtaaggctgtctacatctaccctcctcagaccctaccttagctttgctattggtgggatttactgagtatgatgatgatgaaacgTAGCATATAGAGAAAGCGTAAATATATTTGATAATCACCTGCGCAAACACCCATCCAATAAGCCAATCGATATCACTTTTGTGATTCGCTATACAAAGAGCATGCTCCTTACCTGTAATAATGGTCAACAATAGATATAAGATACATATTTTTTATATGACTCTTTCAAGATTACCACAGCCCAATTTGAACTACTCATAAATAATCCAAAACCATAGAGACCATAAAAACATTAGTACGTCTATCTTACCCATCATTTCTAATGTCTCTGAATCTGCGTATACTTGCACCTGCAACACGTCATGTTAGAACACTACACTCAAAATACAAAATCTGTTGGATAAAAACAGaagaacaaaaataataaaaatcaatATATCCTAATATAAGAAACTCCCCTAGTTTCAAACTGGAAAGTGACCAACTAATAATCCAATTTAAACAGTCCCACTAAAttactaacaaaaaaaaaaaaaaatgagttaaaaCTTTCGACACTTCAGTTAACATGATATATGTGAATACCATCACCATCAAATTCGACAAACAACGCTAAAATCAAACGGCATGCGCAAAAATATCTTCACACAGCGGCGGATCCAGGAATTTTTTCCACCAGGTTCCTTTTGATAGATTTTcactaattctcactattttttaaatcatataaaatttccactatttttttcattttttttccaaaccgaggggttcccgggaacccccaAAACACCCCTGGATCCGCCACTATCTTCACATTTTATAGCACCAAAAAAATTGTGCATATGCAAGATGATGTTATCTTTATTaacaaaaaataaacataaagtcCATCCTGAATACATAACAAAAAAGAGAATGAAACAAATCAGATTATTGTAACCATATTAACATTATAAAAAATATGTTCAAATCATGGGCGGACGCCCCCCTTGAAAAACAAAATTAGTGTATTTTCGAGGTAAAAATCCCGactgcaccccttgaaaatttggttGAACCCTTCGTTCGCACCCAAAGAAaataattcctgggtccgccactagACTTCAAATTAAGATCATTATGCCCTAAGTGACCCTAATCTAATCAACTTTATAAAACAAACAACACTAAAATGATTCAAAATAAACCAATGAACCTTACTAAATGATCACCTTAACTCCAGCCCACCAATCAACCATCCACACAAGTTCAATCCACAACAGCTCCACCACAATTCTGTTAATCTTTCTGTAACCATTCTTCGAAAACGGCCGAACAATCACGAAAAATATCGCCTAAATACCAAAAACATGTGAACCAAACTGAAATTCAAGATTCACAATTCTTGACACAAAATCATCaataagattaaaaaaaaaaacacccaatTACACAATGTCGTGATCCAAGTGATAAAAAGTTacaaaatttgtaaaaaaaaatgattGGAAAATaacgtgtgtatatatatatatataaatcagtAGCGAAAAGTTTAGAGACCTGAATAAGATTTATGATCAAACCAGATACGAAGAAGAGGACGCTGAAAGGGACGATCACAACTGCGGCAGGAATCGCCATGATTGATGAGGTTTCGGAATTCGGAGATTTTAAGGTGATGGACGTTCAGCTTCAATTCGAACAAGCAAAAGATATACATACAACATGTTATATATATTTCTGAATTTTTTAAATAATGAAATATAAATAAAGTTTGGGGAAATTTACAAAATAGATAAGTTTGATAAGAAAGTTTCCACTCTAGACATCACTTTTTAGTTGTTTCCAAAGTAATTAGATGATTCGTTCCCTAAACAAAAACACCGGTTCGATAAAATAAACTTTTAGCTGTTAGTTAAACAAAACAAATTACGAGGTGCCAGCTAAATATTTATGATTAAGCTTGTctattttcgtaattttcttaaaAGTTATTGTTGTATTTTTAAATATGATACATGCGGTTATGGAACTATTTTACTTTCTCTTTCCCACTAACTTGATTATATTTTATGTGATAAATACAAATGTATTATACCGTTCTGGCTTTTACCATACACATTACTGGTTTTGAAACGGAGGTACTTGTCTTTTATATCCAAACGATCCaggaaagaaaaaagaaaaaaatagaaaTCCAAAATAACCTaatcaaaatttttatttatgaaTTAATTTTGGCCTTTTGGATTAATTGATATATATTTGatgtttaaattatattttttaggcacataaaagaaaagaaaatgtatcatttctttaaaaaaaaaatgaataagtCCTTGGAGTTTGGTTGAAGGTTGGCATACCACTTTTACCTAATTATTTGTTTCATTTAAAACATATAGGTCTTATTCTTTTACACGTTTAGTACATCATTGTTCCTAATAGGACTTAAATCGGTAACATTATTGTTGGGTCTATTTGATATTGCCATGTTAGTAACGGTTGATAAAATAAATGTATTTATACGCACAATATGAATATTGTATGCATGATATGATgttcattaaaaataaataaaaatatgtgTAGAGTGTAAATTCATGTGGAATAAAAAACTTTATAGATGTAATGCTTTTAAGATTGTAATTAAAAAAAGTTGATCATCATAATTAGAAAACATGATATGTTGATATCAACTATGCATGAAATGTAAAGTTGGTGTATTTGGGATGCATATATTAATTAAACGGTGAACACATGTGCATGTATGTAAAACAAAAATGTATTTATGATGCTCATCTAAGGTTTAGGATCAAATATAAaggtttctaaaaataaaaaagagaaaaatgctcggatagtccctgtggtttcgtcttttttcacctatagtccccaactttctaaaactacctgaatagtccccaagttttcattttttgttcccggatagtccctgggtctaacttcagttacttttctctgttaaaatgatgtgaaatgacaaaaataccctttccttaaaaggccaaaccatagggactatccgggcatcttcttcatttttatttataaaaccccaccaccacacttcatcttcaacccccacccacccacaccaccaccaccaccaccatctacccCAACTTCACCATAACCACCACTGCCACAACCATGCCCGCTgcaaccaccaccgccgccatcatCACCGCATGTATCATATGCTTCTATTAATGCTATGCCCGGATAATTTGCTTCTTCATTTAAATCACCAGCAACTCACGTTCATAAGTTTTGTTACTGAAATCTGATTTTGGACGGTCTGTAACAGATAAGATCTGATAAAAATTGTGGTCATCACGTTCATAAGTTTTGTTACTGAAATCTGATTTGATTCATAAATTCTGGTAAATCGAATCTGTTGGTTGAATTTCGATCAGTTTCAGCATGGTGTTCGTGTTAATTCGATCGATTTCAGACTGAGTTTTGATTGCTTTCGGTGAAAACTGTTTAAACCGGTTGTATTTCGGTGAATTTCAAACTGAAATAGTTTGTTTTCGGTGTGTCGTTTGATGATTGCAAACCATTTCGGTGTGATTTCAATAAGTTTTGGTAAAATATTAATCAGTTTGAACAAGTTTCATTGATTTTCGGAACGAAATCTGATCATTTTGAATAAGATTCATTGCTTTCAGATTCTCGACCAGTTTTGGACGATTCGGAAAATTTTCAATAAGTTTCAGAAGTTGAGTTTATAAGAGTGGTAGTTGATTGAATTGAAGTTGATTTTGGAATTACAGATTGATTTGCTTAAGAATTTGAGTTTTTGAAGTTGTTTGTGTAGCTGAAATAGTTGCATTGCATTGActgttgtttgtttttttgaaGAACAAGTAGTAGAGATGCAGGTGGTATAAAATGATATCAGTCTTGTGTTGCAAAAAGAATATTAGAGTATTGAGTTGCTGGTGATTTAAATGAAGAAGCAAATTATCTAGTTCATCAGCGATGGTTGTGGTGTCATCAGCGatgatggcggcggtggtggttgcAGCGGGCATGGTTGTGGCAGTGGTGGTTATGGTGAAGTTGgggtagatggtggtggtggtggtggtgtgggtgggtggaggttgaagatgaagtgtggtggtggggttttataaataaaaatgaagaagatgctcggatagtccctatggtttggccttttaaggaaagggtatttttgtcatttcacatcattttaacagagaaaagtaactgaagttagacctagggactatccgggaacaaaaaatgaaaacttggggactattcaggtagttttagaaagttggggactataggtgaaaaaagacgaaaccacagggactatccgggcgtTTTTCTCAATAAAAAATGTATAAAGATTCTTAAAAATAAACCTATTACAAAAAcataaacacccaccaccacccaaaaacctaaaccgtTTTTGTTCTTTTTTGGGTGGGGgaggttgggggggggggggggaggaggttttttggggttttttctggtgaggtatatatatatatatttttttttttttttttttttttgcgaggGGCGGTGGGagatttaggtttttgggtggtggtgaggatgggggtgggtgtttaggttttgggtggtgttgtagtgggtttaggttttaggttcttggacacttgtcactctataatgCTTTCTTACACTTTCTTATTTTTAAGAGCCTTTCTAGAATGACTTAACCCCTAAATTGAATATACGGTATGTATGGTATAAACACATGTAGAAAACAAATACACTATATACATACAAGAATATTCATGATTATACTCATACTTCAGAAAACAAGATATGtatgatatgcacatgtgcattgaaTGTGAACATGGTGAGTCATACATAAACAACAATCACACTTAACGGTTAAGGCGTTTCTCCTTGGCACACCTTACAAATGGAGATGGATTTCTTGTGAACTATCTTCCTTTCCTAAAGCAAATAAGATATGGTAGGGAGTTTCATGGACACATTATAACAATAATGAGACATTCATTCTAAGATAGGAGCATCTTTCTTACGCAAAACTAGGCAAGTAACATCGAGTCGATCTATCAAACTAGTTATGTTCTTATTTGTCATCATCATAGTCTAGCGGGTATCTATTTGTAACCTTTTTTTATATATAGAGCCCTATGTCAATACCTACGTTACTATTTCAATACCTACAAAAGAAAGTGTCGGCGGGAATAGTTGTCTTATGTGGTTGGCCAAAAGTGGCGcccacttttttttttgttttttgtttttttttcttttttcatataatagttactaggttataaccccgtgtattacacggggttgaataaataaattttatatattaaataataaaataatatatttttaaaaacctcatttattgtatGAGTTGAattaatataattttatatattaaataataaaaagttatatctataagactCATATTgtagggttgaataaatgtaattttatatacgaaataaaaaagttatatctctaaaaccacatatattacactggttgaataaatgtaatattgtttaccaaataataaaataatacatctttaaaaaacctcatttataacacgggtttaataaatgtaattttatataccaaataataaaaaaattacatctttaaaaatatgcgcattacaatgtttgaataaatgtaatgttctgtactaaataataaaacatatatatccttaaaaagccctgtgtattgtacgaattaaataaatataactttatatatcaaataataaaaagttatattttaaaaagcctcatgtattacatgggtcaaataaatgtaattttgtatagtgaaaataaaactatttaatatattaatacaaagtttggttttcgtgataaaaatatattattcggttgttgcaaaatttgttaacgaagtttcaataaatttaaccctttatttaaaactccgtaaatgtataaatgataaataatattagttaattttattttaagtttcataaaatctatttgataccaaactaaacaaaacgttcaaatataattaattcaagtaaataatattataaatgagaaggagattaaaataaataataattatccataggatattaaactaataatatttagtaggagcattattaataatataaaatattaaactaaataatatttagtaggagggttatctataattaattagaagagattaaactaaaattataattatctataagagatggtctaatatgatgacaagtgtccctaaagtggtttattttattatatagtatagatttataGGTCATGcaaaattacaattttattccatgtttaaaattacgattttgccctcagttcaaaataaaagtTTGCTTTTGCCCCCTggttaaatttacgattttgccctcagttaaaaaatacaattttgcccCTAGTTCAAAATAACattatggttttgccctcagctagagttctgccaaattacgatttggttcctagtttaaaattacgattgtgCCCCCAGCTAAAAAGTACGATTATTCCCGTAGTTAaaatattacgattttgcccccaattcaaaataaaaaatgGTTTTGCCTTCAGTTCAGAATATTATTTTacctccattttaaaattacgattttacctcaGCTAAACATTGCAatcttgccatcgtttttttgacaaaaccatggtagtgttttattttacttggttgactcaattttgtttttatttatgccAAACAGCTGTTtagcactcgctaattggtcctgacaaattattgttttgccccaAACTCTAAATTACATGCTTGCCgtcgttttagttattttttttatcataactatggTACTGTTTTTCTTTAATTGGTTAACTTGATGTATCTTTTTTGATACCGTGTTATAAGTAGCATGAATACCTAACCGACATAAAGACATACATATTATTAAACTAAGAAATACTCGGTTTAGCGCCCCGCAACGCAAATAACGCATAACTCTAGTTATGAACAAAATCAATATACATTGCTCCAAAACCCTAGCCGCCTACCACAACCACTACTAGAATCAGTAGTTGCCACCCACAAATCCCACTAAAACCCTAACGTCACAATACTAACTCATTTTTTTCCAGATCTATATATAGTACAAGAGTTACAAGAAATCATATGCCAAAAATAAAATGAGCCACTTGAATTCAATTCCTATATGTAAGAGTTGCCACAAGGTGTTAAAGCTAATGTTAAAGTTACAGAGAGAGAGAAATAAGAACCGAGAGGATTTATATGTGTTCCAGGGTTCACTAATAGGAGGAAAGAAAAGGAAATAGAAAGAAAGTAAAATTATTTTGTGTTTCAGAGTTTCATTTAAGAAAAGGAAAATCAAACATGTGTTCTCGAGTTTCccttaaggaaggaaaagaaaggaaatgaaagtaaaactaggctaaattctttaatttttctttctttccGATTTAGAAGAAAATGGGAAAAAAACACCCTTTCTTTATTCCTTTTTACTTTCTTTTCCTTTCCCTCGTTAAGTGAACTTAGGAAATACAACAAAACAAAAGTATTTCTTATAACAGTTTTTAACTAAACTTTTAGTATCCATGgtcctcttttcacaacagtcTCAACTTTTAGCCCTCCAACAACTGATACCCACATGCTCATCTACTTTTATATGCCTTATGGTATTCGATATACCATCATTTATACATAACTAGGTTAGAACttcgtgtattatacgggttgaataatgtaattttatatactaaacaataaaaaatatatctttaaaaatctcgtttattacacgggttaaataaatgtaattttatatatcaaataataaaacaatatatatttaaaaatctcgtttattacatgggttgaatacatgtaattttatatattaaataatataaaagTTGTATTTTTAAGAACCCTGTGTATTGTACGGTTTGAGTAagtttaattttatatattaaataatgaaaaaagttacatttttaagaacctcatgtgtTATATGGGTTGAAcacatataattttatataccaaacaataaaaagttatatctttataaaccctatgtattatatggattgaataaatctaattttatatactacataataaaaaaagttatattttaaaaaccctgTATATTACatgagttgcataaatgtaattttgtatagtaaaaaataaaaatgttatatctttaaaaaaactcgttTACTACACgagttgaatgaatctaataaaaatttatatcttaaaaaaaactaacggatatacttgatatacgatggatggggtgattgcgatgatggttcttataaatgtaacgtaaacatagtgattaccgtatttgagttgagagttgaacacgaaaataaaagtatagaaccaataaacattgattaatatttttgtttaccctttataaacatttttgaaataggttctacccttaactactttagtttaataaaataaataaatcatttacattatattaatttatatttagtgtacaTCTTTTATTAAATtcaggataaataattttgaaatttgttaaatgttttaaaatattagattatctcctatacgaattgtttaaatttatattaaatttaattttataattatcttttaattgatattaattattaataaaaaatagatggcttcaatgaatgacatgtgttcttccattagtttcttttatttttattttttttgaacggcaaaatcgctttatatatatataaagagccagcaagaaACTGGGGAACAAACAGAACCGAAACAGTTACATTAGATCCAACACCTGGAACTTCACCCAGTTATCCCAGTCGGCCGGATTCTTATTCCTAGCCCTGTTACATATCCAAAGAAAGCTATCTTCTTTTATAAGCTCCACCGTCTTGTTAATCGGGATGAACCGACCGTCGAACACTTTCTCATTTCTGACATACCATATCCTCCAAACAGTAGCTAGGACAATCATGATAATAATCCTTTTCCAAACCCCTCCTCCCGGCCGCTGCAAAATGTACTCGAAGAATTCCCGAAACGAAAAGTCCTCACCTGGAAAGCTAACCCGGACCCATGCCAGTACGTTCCACCAGATACATTTAGCCCAAAGGCACTCATAAAAAAATATGGTCAGTGGTTTCCTGCTCGAGCCCACACCGAGGACAGCTCCCATCGAGAATCGGGATCCCTTTCTTCATCAGAGCTTCCCGAGAAGCGACTCTCCCCAAAAGCACTCTCCATAAAAGAATATTGGCTTTCGGGGTAGCCCATTGATTCCACACAGTTGACGACTGAGCTGGCAGCCCGCTCAGCTTTGCTTCTTCGATGTCCGCCCGCACTTGTTTGACGACAAACGACTCATCATCTCCGGTTCCCCATTTCCACGTCCCATTTACCTCGATCAGCTTCTGTTGCAGAACTATATCCAGTTTTGAGAGCTCGGAGTCCATTTTAGCGATATCTTTCCAGGTCCCGGGTATTGTCTTTTTAACCGGGATAAATTGATTCGAGATATTATTGTGGACAGAGGTAACAACCTTGGCCCAAAATTGGTTTGGGTTAGACTTATACCTCCACCACCGTTTAGTGAGCATGGCGACATTATAATCGGCAATACTTCCGACTCCCATCCCTCCTTTTTTCTTTGCCTTTTGCAGAAAATCCCACCGAACCCATCTAACCTTTTTAATACTATCCGAGATACCCCACACGAAATCCCCCGACGAAGGATAAGTGCCTGGCTTTCCACTTCGAAAGTTTGGCATTAAGTTTATCAAAAACCGGTTTCCAGAACTTGGCCCGTTTCATGTTTGCACCAATGGGAATCCCTAGGTAAGAAAACGGAAGACGACCCACTTCATACTTTAGAATAGAAGCCACCCGAGAAACTTCCCTCTCCTTAACTCCTACACCAAAAATTCTGCATTTCCGATAATTGACCCTTAATCCTGTAACCAAGTTAATCCATCTAAGAAGCCGATTTAGGGTAAGAACATTCTGTTCCGACCATTTCCCAATGAACAAAACATCGTCCGTGTAGTAAAGGTGGGACAGTTTCGGGCCTCTATTCGGAAGATCTAAGCCAAGATACACCCCAAGATCCAAAGCCCTCTTCATGAATAAATTAATAATTTCCATTGCGATTATGAAAAGAAAAGGCGAAAGAGGATCTCCTTGTCTTAAACCCCTTTTATACTTGAATTCATCAGTGGGCGAACCATTAACAAGAACCGAACCCATACCGGAATCCAAGCATCCTTTAATCCAAACGATCCATTTCTCCTGGAAGCCCATATCCTCCATCATTTTAAACAGGAATTTCCAATTTAATGAGTCGTACGCCTTCTCAAAATCCACTTTAAAGATTAGCAgcttttctttttactttttggcCCACGCTATCGTCTCACTCATAATAAGAGGACCATCAAGAATGTTTCTACCCCCAACAAATGCCGATTGCGTGTTAGAAATAATTTCATTCAAAACCGGTTTCAACCGATTAGCTAAAACTTTTGCAATGATTTTATAAACTGAACCAACCAGAGAGATCGGCCGAAAATTCTCTATCTTTACCGGGTCTTTCTGTTTCGGAATCAGGGCCACGAACGAGGAGTTGCACCCTTTGCTAATGTTACCGTTTATGTGAAAATCCCTCATCGCCCCCATAATTAAGTGCTTTAAATCATCCCAGAACGCCTTGTGAAATTT from Helianthus annuus cultivar XRQ/B chromosome 10, HanXRQr2.0-SUNRISE, whole genome shotgun sequence harbors:
- the LOC110884714 gene encoding 1-acyl-sn-glycerol-3-phosphate acyltransferase 2; protein product: MAIPAAVVIVPFSVLFFVSGLIINLIQAIFFVIVRPFSKNGYRKINRIVVELLWIELVWMVDWWAGVKVQVYADSETLEMMGKEHALCIANHKSDIDWLIGWVFAQRAECLGSSLAIMKKSSKLLPVIGWSMWFSEYLFLERSWAKDESTLKLGLQQLKDYPRTFWLALFVEGTRFTQAKLLAAQEYAASNGLPIPRNVLIPRTKGFVTSVSQMRSFVPAIYDMTVAIPKSSTPPTMLRLFKGQPSVLQVKIKRHLMKDLPETDEAVAQWCKDLFVAKDALLDKHKEEDTFPDSEIHDIGRPLKSLVVLISWACLLVFGTYKFFQWSNLLSSWKGVTITAICLAVITVLMQILIQFSQSERSTPAKVAPSANVHNKQQ